The genomic window cctcctggatgtGTTTTCCTGGTcagctttttttttcccagtgagatatttcatattttctagtattttttcattcctttgtttttgttttttagtttcttgattttttatagtcatttgcttccatctattccattctaatctttaaggatttattttcttcactgaacttttgaatttcctttgccatctggccaattctgctttttagcacatttttttctcctcattgacttttttggatctcttttgccatttgggttactctaatTTTtacagagttattttcttcaacatttttttgagtcttctttagtAAGCAGTGGACTCGTTTTTCATCATtgttttgcatcactctcatttctcttcccaatttttgctctacttctcttacatgattttcaaaatcctttttgggctcttccatggcctgacaccaatACGCATTTTTTTTGgagctttggatggaggaactttgattttgttttcttctgtttgcatgctttggtctttcttgtcaccaaagtaagattccatagtctgattctttttgtttgtttgtttttgctcatttccccagtcatttactggACTTTTGAAcgttttgtcaaggtagttctctgcttccattggGGGTGGAAAAGTGTACTGTTAGCCACTCAATTCTCCCACAATACATTGGTCTAGAGCTATATGCCTTTggttccccttctcccttctccttctgcaACCCTGAGCCTGGGACAGGATCACTCCACTGGTGTGCActggctttttccactgaccttccaatttatcctcagtgttttggggttgaagtctggaaaccaccacaggtgcaagagatacagtctccccaaggccttaTCACTTCGCCTCTGTGTACTTGTGGCCcatactggactgtgctctgctcacagggtggcatgatagacacttgctggtgaccttccaggatgtctttggctggagatttgcttaACTTCATCATTCTGTAGGTTCtgcagctctggaatttgtttagagctattttttacaggtatttggctgaatATGGCAGGAGCACTCTAGAAGTCAcagctgttactccaccatcttggctccacccacaaacacatttcttttaacaaatatacATGGTAAGCAAAACTAATTCCCTCAATGGTTATATGCATATGTTATCTAtgggtatatgcatatatacatgtttgtatgtatacttatgcatataaataatatataacttttgaaaaacatttttgtttattaACTTTTGATACTTTCAAACTGCTTTCAAGAATAGTTTCACCCACTCAAATGAACACTGTCAGTCCATTAAAGCATCAATTTTCCCACAGTCCCCTACTAttgaccattttcttctttatctttgccACTATGATGAGTGAGGTGgcatttcaaaatttctctgaTTTGGTCTTTTCCTAATTAATAGTGAATTAGAGTGCTTTTCATTTAACATCACTCTCCTGATTTTCTCCTTTGAGATCTTTCTCTTAATATTCtgggccatttatcaattggtgaatgactctTTTTCTTACAAATTTGTTATTTAGAAATTGGAATTTTATAAACAAGTTAATTTGTTATGATAAATTTACTGTAAAGATTATTCTCATTAATCATCTCTTAATCTTAATTTAATGAGATTTGCTTGGATATATACTTGTACATTTTATATACAAAGCtattcatattatcttctatacACTGTCTTCcctgtttggtcatgaactttcatctatccatagatctgagagataattttcccttgttttttctaatttgtttagaGATTGACCTTTTACATGTGGGTCATCTAtgcatttggagtttatctttgTATATGGTTTCAGGTGTTAGTCTAAATCTAGTTTCTTTCATACTGCCATCCAAGTCTCTCATCagtgttgttgttattcaataATGAATCCTTATCTTAGAAGCTTAGGTCTCTGTGTGCATTGATTTATACAAGGTGGCTAGGTGGCTCACCTGGTAGAGCACTgaaactgaagtcagaaagactgtgagttcaaatccagcctcagacacttagcaggtgtgaccttgggcaagtcatataacctctgtttgccttaatccactagagatagaaatggcaaacaattccagtgtatttgccaagagaaccctacAGACATTATGGTActcaggatcatgaagagtcaagcatgaatgaacaacaacaagaaattaGGTACATTTGTTTCTTTGTGTTGTGCAtataatctgttccactgattgttctttctttctctctttttaaacaataccaaattgttttttaaaCTCTTTACTTATTTCTGTTTAGATTTATCTAAAGTTGATAGGAATAAATTGAGATTCCTCCTTTGTTATCATTGTGTTgattttctccttgatacttttAAGAATAATGAAAATATGGCATTGGTTGAATATATACTGAGTGTTAAAGTAACTTGATTTTACCTTTCAACAAAATGCAATTTACCTGTTTAAAACTTTTaataaagtacatttttttctgatacttttctattttttctttcatcttcaaagCCATTTTCCAATCTGTCTCAGATGACTTCTTCAGTGACTCCTGTGATGAAAGAAAgcttttcacattctcttctatctcCACTAGAATATAAAGTTTCATAtcaaattttaaagttcttttcagctctgttttgtcaagaatatttgaaaatccATTTCATTCAAAGTTCATTTTTATTCATAGGATATGacattcagttttactgggtgAGATATTCTTGGTTGTAGACCTTTGTGTTTGCCTCATagaatattttcctccatcttatccaTTTCTTTCAAGTAGTAGCTCCTTAATCTTCTTCAGTCTTGACTGTGGTTCTTCTatatttcaattctttcttttgcTGGCTGTTTGTAGTTATTTTTTCTGGAAGCTCTAGATATTGGCAATGGCACGTTTAGGAATTTTTTATTTGGATGTTTCTTTTGGGAGATCATCAatgtattctttctctttttatttttccctcttattttcaTAATGACTTCTTAAAAAATGGTGTCGaagttccttttttattttggagTTCAGGTTGTCCTATTGCAAACTGGCCCCAGAAGCATTAGGCAGATTTATAAATGAAAGGCCATATTTTTGAGAATGCCAAAACTCATACTGTCACTGTCTATGAACAAAAGTATATACCCACAATAACAGCTGAGGGGTGATATCCACTtagttttctttctgaaaaattaTAGATTCCAGAGGGGATTTGTTATCCAACCAACTACTCTCTTTTTAATTGCTACACAATaagtcttcagttttctcaccttgaTCCATTTtttagttcagttattttttgaCATCAAATATATTGCAGTTTCttaaattttaactttatttgAAGTATTAATTTTGACTCAGAGAATCATTATTTTcatccattctgatttttagtgAATTTTTAACAGAGGATGGTCTTGTACATCTTCTGTTAAATTATGGGGCTTTATTTCCAATGTTCTCCTCCTCTGGAGGCCACTTCTGTTGCACCTGAAGCCTATCAAGTTCACAATAAAAATACCAATAAGAGGCACCTAATTATCTGACATCAGAGAGAAAATGCTGCCCTACCTTGAAATGAATTATCTCCTAAACTGTATCTTGGCCGGAAAATTCTGTTTTGTTACAAGCATGTTTCAGACATAGTATGGCAACTTCAAACATTTCTGTGCTATTCTTTGGACATATTATGACTTTTCCTTCATTAATGTcttcaggaaaaaatgaaaccTGGGTGTTTACTGGTTTCCCCAAAATCACATCCTGAGTTCAGAAATATTGCTTAGCAGGAGAAATGATATATAAACTTGTCCAGGCTGTGATATGTGTACAATTTAATTTCAAAGATATTCTTATTCCCACTATTCTCAACTGTATCAGTTGGCCAAATGGCCAATTAAATCCTAAGAAATAGACATAATTTATTGAGTGCTATTTTCACATCCTTGTTTCTCAGGGAGTAGATCAGAGGATTCAAGGCTGGGGTCACTATGGCATAAATCACTGAGGCTACTTTGCCTTTCTTCAGAGACTAACCAAAACCAGgaagaatgtatatataaattactGTGCAATAATACATGGTAACCACAATAAGGTGGGAGGAACAAGTGGAAAatgctctcttcttcccttccttggtCTGGATCTTCAAGATGCTGGAGATGATGAAACCATAGGACACCAGGATGAGCAGGAAATTCAAAATAGCAAAGAACATGTCTGCCACAACTACCATTGTATTGTTGACATTGGTTGAGGAACAGGAGAGAGGCAATAATGGAGGAATCTCGCAAAAGAAATGATCAATGACATTGGGGCCACAGAATGACAAGTGAACAGTCATGATGATGTTTATTGTTATATTGGCCCAACTGATACCCCACACTGCAGATGCCATGAGAAAACAAGCTGCCTTGCTCATGATAGTGGTATAGTGAAGGGGTTGGCAGATGGCTGCATACCGATCATAGGCCATGGCTGTGAAAAGCAAGAGTTCAGCCCCCAAACACCAAGTTAAGAAATATATCTGAGCTAAGCAGCCACCATAGGAAATGGTGTTCTTGCTTGTTAGGTTCTGCAGCAACTTGGGTACCACAGTGGAAATGGAGATAACATCCAGCAAGGCCAAATTAATAAGGAAAAAGTACATAGGAGTATGGAGGCCTGCATTTAGACTAATCACAATGATAATGAGTGAGTTACCTATGAATGCCATTATAAAAAGTCCTAAGAAGAAGCTAAAGATAAGGATCTGAACCTGAGgattttcagagaaactttgtAAGATGAACTCAGCCACTGAGGAGTGATTGTCTGATGCCATATGAGTAGGTTGTCAGGTTTTCTTTTGTCAGTACATGCCCACAATATTCAACACAATATAGTTTATTTTgctcactgaagagaagacaagaaagatctgaattaaaattagGCAAAGTAAAAGTGCTTTGATTTAGCAAAATCATTTTGACAAATTTTGGCATTGCATCGCAGAAGAAATGTAGAGACACATTGCTTGGTTAGGAGATCTCCTCTCAATGAATTAATTTTTCCCACTGAGTTaaatagcacacacacacacacacacacacacacacacacacacagcattgaAAAAACACCACTGGTAGAAGGGGTAGGGTAACATAAAAAAATCTTCTAGACTTTATCTAGATTTTAGTGGAGTTCTTTCTAATCCTTGAGTGAACTCATATTATAACTGGCCAGAGCTGTCTCATCCTTCTAAGTCTAAGAAATCCTCCCTTTCCAACACTGAATGATGATTGACCTCTTGTAGGCTTGAAACCCCCAATTTTATGATTATGACCACAAATTAAGGGGAGGACCTTATCCAAGGTCAAGGAAGTTTAGGCTGAGtagaaatttgaacccaagactcctAACTACTACTATGGGGCTTTATATATTCCACCAAATTAATGGCAGTTTAGAATGAACATTTTCAAAATCTGAAACCTCCAGACCTTGTTGAAAGCAATTCCTGATGTGAAAGAGTTTGAATGGACTCACAAGTATTCTTAATACAGAAATATAGTTCTCACATCTCATGGGACCTCAAGGTAGCAAGTTAgtatataaaaatgttctttgaAATCCAACTCTTGTTTCTGTCATAGACCTCCCTCCTATAATTCCAGGCCTCCCTCCTCcaaagagagaaaggcagagacagatgatttttttttagcagaagGAGGCAGAGAGACCTGGTAACCTCTAATGGATGttcagttctaaacctatgaATAAAACTTCTACATTGggataaatacaaaattatcattttgaaTGTGGTACTGAGGAACTCCCTATGCTAACGAAAACACATGTAtgatgggggagagagacagagagagagagagagagagatagagagagagagagacagagagacagagagacagagatacagagacagaaggagattCAGACACACAAAGACATCATATCCCTCTGAGATCATCCTCTCTAAATCAAGTTTATACACAAGTTTTTCcgtgttgtctcccctattagtaCCTGAGGTTCTAGGAGGCAAgggctatttttgcctttctttgcattcccagcacttagcacacggTGCCTTGGCATAAAGGAAGTGCTTGGTATTTGCTGACACACTCATGTGTGGTTATTTTAAAAACCATTGGCTTATGAGTATTAAAAAAACAGTAAATGAAGAGGCATGAAATCATATCTAGGTTTAGAGCCTGGAGAAATCTGGATTTGAAGTTTGCTTTCATAGTTAACTGGCTCTGAGAACATTGGTGAGTCTGTTACTTTACCTCTGTGGATCTCAttgtcctcatctgaaaaagaaggATAAATATCCAAGATGCCTTTCACAGCAGGCTGTTAGAAAActccaatgagaaaaagaataaaaaaccatTAACAAATCTTAAAGTCCTGTAAAATatcact from Notamacropus eugenii isolate mMacEug1 chromosome 1, mMacEug1.pri_v2, whole genome shotgun sequence includes these protein-coding regions:
- the LOC140524849 gene encoding olfactory receptor 13A1-like — protein: MAFIGNSLIIIVISLNAGLHTPMYFFLINLALLDVISISTVVPKLLQNLTSKNTISYGGCLAQIYFLTWCLGAELLLFTAMAYDRYAAICQPLHYTTIMSKAACFLMASAVWGISWANITINIIMTVHLSFCGPNVIDHFFCEIPPLLPLSCSSTNVNNTMVVVADMFFAILNFLLILVSYGFIISSILKIQTKEGKKRAFSTCSSHLIVVTMYYCTVIYIYILPGFG